ATTTTCCTAGGCTTTATCAGTTGGTTAGCATTTAACTGGCTACAAAAACAATTATATCGTCGTCGTTTAGCTAAACTAGATCCCATCGAAAAACTATATCGGGAAATGATCGACTTTTTGAGTGAAAAAGGTTATCCCAAACATAAAGCCCAAACACCAAAAGAATACGCCCAAAGATTAAGGGAATTTTTAACCATTGAACAACTAGAAATTATCGATTTAATTTCCACTAGCTTTGTCGCTTGGCGTTATGGAAACCAAAAATATAATATTGATTATTTACAAACTCAATTTAACTTACTAAAAGGTAGTTTTAAATCAAAAAACAGTAAACAATTAACAATGAATCATGATTAATTTCTCAATAAATAGATTATTGTTATTACCACCCACTAATTAGGGTGAAAAAAGGTCATCTCGACTTCCCTCGATAACCATGATGAACCTTGACTTATCAATCACAGGGAATAGATAAAAGATAATGATCAAAATATCTATAAATTTATAAAAATAAATAAAAATGGGTAATCCATAGTCCTATTTAAGAGAAATTTATATTAAAAATAAAACATAGTTATGGTAGAAAAATTTAACCAATGGAGTCAAGAAGAATGGGAAAATACTATCCTAGATTTTGCCAATTTACAGGGAGAAATTAACTATAAACAAGCCCAAAAATCATTACAAAATTTACTCAATAATCTTGACCTCAAAGAAGAAGAAAAAATAGGTTTAGAAACCGATATTAATCAACTAACAACCATGTTAGAAAAACTAGAAAACTCCGTCATCCAAATTGCTGCCTTTGGCATGGTAGGCAGGGGAAAATCTAGCGTTTTAAATGCCTTGGTAGGAGAAGAAATATTTATAACAGGGCCTTTACATGGGGTTACACAGGATATAAGCCAAACTAATTGGCAACTTAACCAAGAGAGTATTGGTAATGGATTGGGTAATGTGCAACGGTTGATTAATTCTAGTGCTAATGCTCAAATTCAATTGATTGATACTCCCGGCATTGATGAGATTGATGGGGAAACGAGGGAGGCTTTAGCCCATGATTTGGCTAGTCAGGTGGATTTAATTTTATTTGTGGTGTCGGGAGATATTACAAGGGTGGAGTATCAAGCGCTTTCTCAGTTGCGGGAAGTGGGTAAACCGATGATTTTGGTGTTTAATAAAATTGACCAGTATCCTGATGCCGATCGCACCGAAATTTATGAGACAATTAGGGATAAGAGGGTAAAAGAGTTATTATCCCCCGATGAAATCGTCATGGTGGCTGCTTCTCCTCTAGTTTCTGAAGCCATTAGGGATAAGGAAGGTAAATTAAAAGTTACCCGTCGTCGGGGAAAACCTGACATTGAAGATTTACAATTAAAAATTCTCGAAATTCTCCATCGAGAGGGAAAATCCCTCGTTGCCCTCAATACCATGTTATTTACAGGTAATATTAACGAACGATTGGTACAAAGAAAATTATCAGTTAGGGATGATAACGCCGAAAAAATTATCCAAAAAGCCGTGATGACTAAAGCCAGTGCGATCGCCCTTAACCCCGTAACCGCCCTAGATTTGTTCACAGGGGCGCTCATTGACGTGGCGATGATTTTGAGCCTTTCCCACCTTTATAACATCCCCATGACCCAAAAAGGGGCATTAGGATTACTAAAAAAAATAGCCTTCAGCATGGGAGGTATTACCGCCAGTGACATCCTTGTTACATTTGGTTTAAGTTCCCTCAAAGGAGTATTAGGTTTAACTACCCCCATCACAGGAGGATTAAGCCTTGCCCCCTATCTCTCCATCGCCATTACCCAAGCAGGAGTGGCAGGAGTTTCCACCTATACCATTGGGCAAGTAACAAAAGTTTATCTGGCTAACGGCGCTTCATGGGGCGAAAATGGCCCCCTAGCAGTGGTGGAAAACATCATCAATTCCCTTGATGAAACCTCCATCTTAAACCGCATCAAATGGGAATTAAAAGCCAAACTCAAAGCCCCTAAACCGCCAATAATTGATCCCAATCTTGGCTAGGGGCATCCTCCTGGGCGACAATTTCCAAAATTTTGCCATCGGTTTGGGGGCGAGAAATCACCTCAACACATACCTGAGCCACCTTTCTACGGGGAATAGAGCCTTCCTCTAGGGTATCAGCGCCCTTTACCACCAACGGATATAAATTGTCCTCATTTTTTAACCCCCCAGGCCTGACGATAGTATAATTTAAGCCACTATTGATCAAATACTTTTCTGCCTGTTTTTTCCAAAACAACACCAAGCCAAATAAATTAAGAGGATGGAAAAACTTCGATACACAAAGGGAAGTAACAAAAATAAATTTATCTATATCTGCTTTTTTGGCACAATTAATTAAATTTTTACTCCCCTCAAAATCCACCTTATAAAACGCCGTAATATCCCAACTAGGGGCTGCCCCCGTAGCACAAATTACCACTTCACAATCTTTTAAAGCATTGTCTAAAGTTGTAGGTTTTAAAACATCCCCCATAACAACCTCCACCGATGGGGGTAAAATCTCCTTTGCCTTGGCTTCATCCCTCACTAAAGCCCTAACGTCCATCCCTTTTTCTACCAACTCTTGAACAATTCTTCTTCCTGTTTGCCCCGTTGCCCCTGCTACTAAAATTTTCATAAAATTTACTATTTTTTTGATGATAATTACGATGATTCCATGGTATCAATTTGTTTAAACTAAATAGGTTGATCATCGCGCCAATTACCATCAATCACCGTACCATCACTGAAAGTATATACCCCGCTACCATTCTTCTTACCGTTGGCAAATTCCCCTTTATAAGTATCACCATTACTATAATCACAGACTACCTGTCCATGAAGTTGATTATTTTGGAATTCTCCCTGACAGACATCACCATTGGCGAAAGTAAAAACCCCCTGCCCTGCAAATTTTCCATTGACAAACTCTCCTTGATAACGATTACCATTGGGAAATGTATAAGAGCCATTGCCAGATTGTTGTCCGTCTTCAAAGTTTCCTTCGTAAACTCCTCCGTCAGAGAAAGTAAATTTTCCTTGCCCATGGGGTACACCATTTTTCATTTCCCCTTGGTAGGTGTCATCGCTGGGGTATCTTCTTTCACCCCTTCCCGTAATTGCACCTTCGGTAAAAGTACCTCGATAACTACCACCATCAGCAAAGACATAAAATCCTTGTCCTTCAGGTTGATTATTGACTAATTGTCCCTGGTAGCGATCGCCATTATCATAATCACAGACACCTTCTCCCTGAATTTGACCATCTCGGATAGTACCTTGGCAACTATCCCCATTACTATAAATAAACTTACCCTCCCCTTGGGGTTCACCATTAACAAATTGCCCTTCATATTTACTCCCGTCGGTGGAAGTATAAACCCCTTGTCCGTGGGGTTGCCCTTGTTTAAATTCCCCTTCGTAAATATCTCCTTCTTGATAAATTCTTTTACCTACCCCCTCAATTTGATCATCGGTAAATTCCCCTTCGTAAACATCACCATTGGCAAAGGTATATTTTCCCTGTCCTTGCTTTTCTCCATCAACAAAATTTCCTTCATAAATATCCCCATTACTAAAGGTACATTTTCCTTGACCATGAAGATTTCCTTCTTTCAATTGTCCTTCACATTTACTCCCATCCGCTAGGTTAATGGTATTGGCTAAAACAGGATTAATAAATAATAATCCATTGGTTAAAGTTAAGCCTAAAAAAGCGGTTAATAAATATTTAGAAGATTGTTTATTCATGATTTTTATTTTTTCTAAAAGTACGAAATAGTTTAATAATAAGGCAATAAAACTTTAATAAAAGTTTCATTTATTTTGAACAAGATATATTTTTAATCAATATTTTATTTAGGATAAAACATAATCAATAAATACCTAAAAAAATAATCAAATCCTAATCAAATAAATATATCTATTCTGAATTCTCATTTTCCGTGGACTGTTGTTGTTGCCTTTCCCGTTCGGCTTGGGCTTCAGCTTCCCGTTGTTGCCTTTCCCGTTCGGCTTGGGCTTCGGCTTCCCGTTGTTGCCTTTCCCGTTCGGCTTGGGCTTCAGCCTCCCGTTGTTGCCTTTCCCGTTCGGCTTGGGCTTCCGCCTCCTGTTGTTCTTGTTGCAATTGTTGTTGATTTTCTTGTTCTCTCTGAAGTTGAGCCTCTCTTTCCTGACGCTCTCTTTCTAACTGCTGTTGTCTTTCAAGCCTTTCTTGTTCCAATTGAGCCTGACGTTCTTCCCTCCTTCGTTGCTCTTCCATACGAGCTTGTCTTTCCTGTTCTTCTTTTTTCTGACGGGCAAGGCGATCAAATTCTGAACCTGCTACGGTGAAATTAATTCTAACCTGCACGGAGGCGGTGTTATTCCCCGGGGCTGTAAAGGTCATTCTTTGGGCGGCCAATAGGGCTTGTCTGTTTACTTCTCCGTTACTATGTCCACTAACGATACTAGCGCCCCTAACACCACCATTACTATTAAGATTAACCCTCACGGTGGCTTGACCTTCTACCCCTTCTAAGGCTGATGGATAGGAGGGTTGACAGTTACTCAAACATTGAATACTGGCAGGGGTTGGATTGGGCTTGGGTTGGGGGGCTTGTGGTCTATTTTGGCTAGGGGGGGTAATATCTTGGGGACGAGATGCGGTGGGGGAGTTTGAGCCGTTATTGTTGCGGTTTTGATTATTGTTGAGGCTGTTTCTGAGGTTATTAAGATTTTCTCCATTTTGGGAATTGTTGGCGGTGCTTGGGGTTCGGGTATTGTTACGGTTTATTCTACCGCTGCTTATTTCTTGGTTATGATCAACGGATCTGGAAACATTATTATTATTATTATTGATTTGTCTTGAGGGAGTGCGCACAGAATTTCTTAAATTACTGGTATTATCACTATAATTTTCTAGGGGTTGAAGGGCGCTCGGAGAATTATTCCTCGCAAGGGTATTATTATTAACTGTTGGTTGGCTAGGTCGTGATGGTACAGAATTATTATTCTGAGAATTAATCTGACGGTTAGGGGTATTAAATCTAGGTCTAACGTTGCTAGACTCAGGAGACACAGGAGTAGGATTAGTTACCTCTGGGGTAGGAGTTTCCACCACTTCTTGACTGGTTTCTTGGGGTGGAGTTTCTGGAGTCGTATTATTTTCCACTACCGTGGGAGGATTAGGGGTAATTTCGGGTTGCACAGGCTGGGGCGGTGGGGTAGGAGCATTACTCTGGGGGTTTTGGGGGGTTGGAGGAGTAACCGTTTGAGGAGGAGTTGGCGTAACCTGCTGTGGAGATTCTTGGGGTTGTTCTTCTGGTTGGGTTTGGGGTTGAGGATCTTCTTGAACTAAAATTAATTCGATGGGTTTTTGTTCTTCCTTGGTGATGGGATTGGGCTGATTCGCTACCATAATCAACAATACTCCATGAAGGGCTATGGAGCTAAATATTCCAAAGGTAACTATTTTTTTTGTTTTTTCTGCTTCTTTTTGTCTTTGCTCTATGGAGGGAGATGAGTAGGTCATGGTAGTAGAATATTTTTGCAAATTAATTGCAGTTGAAAGAATTTTTCGCCATACTCAAGATCTTAAATTAATTAGTAATCTTTTGCAACAGAATTATTGAGAAGATAAGTCATAAATGGCGTTGTTGATTGGAGATATGATTGCTTATGAATTAGGGAATGATTCTACTACCCTCATCAACCGTGAGGAACGGTGATAATATTCTAATATCTCGATACTAATACCAAATCTGATTTAAAAAATATATCATCACTCCCCTTGCAATGAATTACAAGGCTAACAGTTTATCGTTCAATAAATTGAACTAAGGTATATTTTGATTCACGGATTTAGAGAAAATTTTATTCCGAATTAAATAACAAGCTAAACTACATCTAAAATTGTTATGTCATAGCAAGTTCGGATAGATGACGATAATAGAAAGTCCCCCAATAATGGGGGATTTAGGGGAAAAAAGCCGAGCCTTTTTATAACTGATGACTCGGACTCAATATTAAAAGAAGATTATTGAATTTTTCCCTTAGGGCTAAATTTGAGTTTTTGAACGATGAAAAGGTTATGTAATGCCATTAATCCTAAAGTCCATAAAGCATTAACATAGAATACTTGCCAAAGTACAGAAACGTTAAAGCCGTGTAAATCTCCCAACACAACCCCACCGAGCCAAATCATGGCTTGATAGGCGATAAAACCAATGACAAGGGTTAAGCCAATGGAGGAAAGATATTGACGGAAATTTTTACTTTGTCTGTCAAATTGAAATAAACCAAACACAGTGGCCAATAATCCACCTAAGAGAATCACAACACCCCAAGCAATGGTACTAAAATCGAGGGGATAATCTCTCATGGTAAAACCGATTACTTGGTTGACTAACCACATTAATAATATGGTGGTGATAGCCTTAGATTTAGAAAGGTTAGTAGAGGCGATCGCACCGAAGCCCACCAAAGGTAAAGCACAGGTAAAAACCACATTACTAAAACTCCCCAACGCAAGGAGAGCAAAAAACCAACCACGGCTATTATTCACCGTCCATTGACAACTAGCCCAATTAATTTTGTCTGAATCATTGGGAAATCTTGAAACTGAAAGAGTCATAATCAATACCTCATAAATAAAATTTGTGTAAAAAACGAAAATCCCTAATGTGGAATAGGGGGATAAAGATGATCAGCAATTTTTTCACCTCCCATAACGTGCTTATTAACAATATCCCTTGCCACCTCAGGAGAAACCCTTGTGTACCAAGTTTTGTCCCCCGAATAAAAAACCACTGGCCCCATTTTGCACACCTCCAAACAACCCGAAGTTTTTACCTTAATATCAAGTCCTGTTTTTACTACCTCCTCTTGCAGCGCATCAAAAATAGGTTGCCAATCCTGACAAGGATAACAGCGCCCCGAACGACACACCGACAAATAAGGGGTTTTCAAAGGATTACGATCATAGGGGATAGGTTTTTCTCCCAAAACATAAATATTCCGCAACTCCTCATATAAACTAAGTCTTGCCAAATCTGGCTTATGCTCAGGCAACAAATTATTATCCTCATCCACAAAAGGATTAGGTAGAAAAATATTCATCATTTTTTCCCCCGCCCCATTCCAAAACTGAATACCCCAACTGCGGGGCTGATTCTTTTCATTAAAACGACGATAAAAAGAAGCTCTACTAACAACCCTTTGTTGTCGTAACGATAAAGGCGTTTTCTCATCCGGGCCTCCCCCATGCTCCTCTAAACAAAGATGTAAATGCCAAGTATCCGTCACCACAGTCAGATAACCGTCATAGATAACACATACCTTGGGGGGTTTAGTTAACTCTAATTCTAAAACGCTACCTTCAACCACATGACCAACTTGGGTTTTTTGCCAATGTTCTTGAAACAAGGTATGTAGTAAACAACCGAGGGTATCCACATCACAGGGAATATCTTCATATTCCATCAAGCCCCCCGTAACGAGATTTTCTGTAGTTAACTTATTCAGAGGTTTAACCCAAGGATTAAATTCGCCCATAATTGACTCCTAAAATGTTGCACTTACCCCGACTCGGAAATTTCTACCGACGGCGGGAAAACCGGGGAATTGTTCATATTGTTGATCAAATATATTATCTATTCCCCCTGTTAAGGTAACATTAGCAGAGAAAGGAATGCGGGTTTTAAAATCTACGGTGGTGTATCCTGGTAGGGAATCAGTATTGGTGTTATTAACAAAGTAACCGCCCAAACTTTTGAGAATCAGAGCCAGATAAATGTCTTTTTCATAGGCAATACCAAGGTTAAAACTATTTGCCCCCCTGAAGCCTAGCTCATTTCCTTCGATGGCGGAGTTAACATCTTCTATGATACGAGGATCATTTAAAGTGTAGTTGGCAAAGGCAAAAAAGTTGGGGGCTACTTGAACATTTAAGTCGGCTTCTATGCCTGTGCTTTTGATTTCGCCGATGTTGGTGTAGGTGCTAGGGTTGCCAAACTCGAAGTTAATTAGGTTATCAATGCGATTACTAAAAAAGGTTAGTCGTAATAGCCCGATGTCTCCCAATTGTTGATCGATACCAATATCAAAACTGTTGCCCCTTTCGGGTTTTAGTTCAGGATTACCGACAATATTAAATGCTCCTAAACCTTCTAGGTTAACAATTTGGGGAGATCTAAAACTTCTACCATAGTTTCCCCTGATGGTGGTGGTGGGGGTAATGTGGTATCTTGCCCCGATGCTAGGGGAGGTAAAAGAGCCATTTACAAGGCTATTAAAGTCTTGTCGGAGTCCTAGATTAAGGTTAAATTGGGGGCTAAAATCGACACTGTAACTGGCAAAGAGGGCTTGTTGGCTAATGCTACCGTCATAGTTGAGGGTGGTTGTGCCACTGTTACTGCTGAAGGTGTTGTTATCGGCTTCGGTGTTACGAAAATCATACCCATAGGTAATGTTTTGGTTTGGGGTTAGTTGCCAGTTGTGTTGAACCTGTAACCCTAATGCTCGGCGGTTAACGTCATCTCTCCCCGCGGAAAAACCATCGGGGTTTTCAAATTCGTAGTTGAGAAAATCGCCATAAATTCTGGTGGTAAGGAGGGAGTCTTCTCCTTCTCCTAGTTTTGACTCTAGGGTTAAATCCATCAGTAATTTGTTGGTTGTTTGTCTGGCTCGGGGAGTGAGGTTATTAAATGCACCGCTGGTATTGGGAATGGGGATGCCCCCTGCGATGCCAAAGTCTTTGTTGAGGTAAAGAGCGCTGAAGGTGAGTTTGTTGCGATCGCCCAGATCCCCTGCCAATTTCAAATTGAAGTTATTATATAATACATCAGCGTTTTCTCTTTGGGATTCAAGCCCGATGCGATCGATACGGAAGGGAAAGTTATTATCAGCTTGGGTTCTAGTGTATCCCACCGCCCAACTAACACCATTAGTTTCTCCACGACTCTGGATGGCTTGTTCATTTAAACCAAAACTACCCACATTTGCCCTGACGGTTACTTGAGGAGTTTCCCCCGCACCGCTACGGGTAACGATGTTAATTACCCCCCCAAGGGCATCAGAGCCATAAAGGGTAGAACCCCCCCCCGGTAGAAGTTCAATCCTTTCAATGTTATCGGTGGTGAAGCTCGATAAATCAAAACCCCCAAACCCACCAATATCATTTATGGGTCGCCCATCCAGTAAAATCAAAACTTGGGAGGTACTAGCACCCCTAATAATTTGGGTACTTTGCCCCCCTAATTGTCCTCCTGTGGTGCCATCACTGAGAACCCCAGGCAGATATTTGAGGGCTTCTTGCACTGTTCTAGCTCCCTGAGCTTCTATCTGTTGCCTGTCAATAACATATACGGGGCGACTAGAATCCCTGACGGTAGCTTCCCTTCTAAAAGGGGCAAAAACGGGTTGATTGAGAATTTTATCGGTGATAATGATAAAAATTTCCTGTTCTTCTTCGGGGGTTAGATTATTTTCTGTTTCTGGTTTTTCTTCTTCTGTGAAATTATTTTCCATGTCGGACTCTTGTTGGGTTTGAGCTGACAGGGGCGCAAAAAAGCTAAACGGGACATTGACCGATAATAAAGGCAATGCCCAAACAAGACTTTTGCTAGGCAAAAGCCACCAATATTTATTCTTCATCCATACCTCGCAGATGATATTTTTATGTTATTTACGTTTTTTTGGCGGGCATCCTGACTCAAAGACTTTGTCTTATTACAGTTGCGGGACAGCGCTGGATTTTCACCAGTCTTTCCCCGTTTCCTCTAATGGCTGACCCCCATTAGAACCAAAATTTATATAGCAACTAATTAATCTATCCCATGGAGGTGTTTTTGTCAAATTCCCTTTTTAAAAAGTTTATTGCTAAATGTTGTACATAATTTCACTCTTTTGCTATATTATATTTTTGGAGTTAATTAGTAACTATTTGCAATTAGAGCGGTAATAAAATGTTTCCTGATAATATTTTGAATATAGGGGGGGTTGTAACCATACCCCTACTGGTTTTTTCTTTGATAACGGTGGCTTTAATCGTGGAGCGGTTCTGGTTTTGGACTAGAATTAAGTCAAGGGAAAGGTCGTTGATTCAGGAAGTTTTAAAAATTTATCGTTCTGATTGTGTAACGGCGATCGCCCGTTTACGTAAAAATATCGATTTGCCCATGGCGAGAATATTTTTGGAGGCTTTGGAATTAGAGGGCGCAAATGCCACAGAATTTCGTTTAGCCCTAGAAACGGCAACCCAAGCGGAATTACCTTTATTGAAAAGGTTTAATACTTTCTTTCAAACGGTCATCACCATTGCCCCTTTGTTGGGTTTATTAGGTACTATTTTGGGATTAATCGAATCCTTTGCATCCCTTGATTTGGGTAATGCGGGGGGGACAAACACCGCAGGGGTAACGGGGGGCATTAGTGAAGCCCTAGTGTCCACGGTAATGGGGTTGGTAGTGGCGATCGCAACGTTAATCTTTGCCAATGTGTTTCGTTCATTTTACCTACGTCAAATCGCCTTGATCCAAGAATATGGCGGACAATTAGAGCTTTTATATCGTCGTTTATACGAAAGAGGAGAAAAACCCTATGCGAATACCTGAAGAAAACGAAGTACAAGGAGAAATTAACATTGTACCGATGATTGACGCTATTTTCTCCATTTTGGCGTTTTTTATCATCTCTAGCTTAACCCTGATTCGTTCTCAAGGATTACCCGTCAATCTGCCTTCGGCCGAAACTTCCCAAGCCAACGAACGGGAAGAAATCAATATCACCATCCAAGATAATGGTAGTGTTTTTCTGGATCAACAACCAATTCAAGTAGAAACCATTGCCACCCAAGTTAGGAGTTTAATTCCTGAAAATCAACAGGCGATGGTCATTATCAATGCCGATGAAAGTGTCTCCCATGGCATTGTCGTATCAGTTATGGACCAACTTAGACAGGTAGAAGGGGCAACCCTGGCGATCGCCACTGAGTCTCCCGAATAGCTTGTTAAAGTAAATTTTCTTGGGAAAATAAAAGTTTTTAAACAATAAAAAAACATCAATATTTTATTAACTAATTTTTAAAAATCTCTTTAAATTTTAGTAATAATTATTATATTTGTCGTGCATATTTTTCCTAAGAAAGCAAAAAAAAAGCCGATATTTAAAGGCGTAAGAAAATTCAAGTTTATTTTAATTAACAAAAAATACTAATTTCAAAACAGTCAAATTTTATTCGTGGAAGTATATTTTTATAAAAATGAAAAATCAATTATTAACTAATAGTTCGCTCTTATTTGTAACACTTTTATTATCAACTTTTTCCGCTAATGCCCAAAATGTTAACCCAGAAAAAGCCCCATCTTTGGCAAGAGTTGATGATTTGGCAGAAGTAAAAACCAAGGCTCAATGGCTGGTACAAAATCAAACCAGTTCAGTGAGTAATATTACCAATATCACCATTAGTGAAGGAGAATCTGGACTAAATCTAATCATCGAAAATGATGATAATACCCCCTTACAACCATTAATTTTTCCCTTAGAAAATAATCTAATTATTGAATTTACGAATACTGAGTTAAATCTATCCTCTGGAGATAGTTTCGTCACCACCGATGTTAATGAAGACATCAGTAGAATTGAAGCGGTAAACAATGATAATGGTGGTGTAACTATTACCGTTACAGGGGTAGAACAAGCTCCCACCGCCCAGATTATTCCTTCCCAAGAAAATTTGGTATTGGGTATTGATACTGATGGGATGATGGCTAGGGAAGATGAACAAACCATTGAATTGGTGGTAACAGCTAATCGGGCGCAGGAGGATATAAATGAAGTGCCACGGTCTGTAACGGTTATTAATCGGGAGCAAATTGAGGAACAAACCAGAATTAGTCGAGATTTAGGGGAAATTTTGCCTAAATTGGTGCCTGGGATTGCTCCTTCTACCCAAACCAGTAGTATTTTTGGGCAACCCTTACGGGGAAGAAATGTTGGGGTATTGATTGATGGAGTACCCCAAAGTACAAATCGTAATGCTCAAAGAGATTTGAGAAATATTGATCCTAGTTCCATTGAAAGAATTGAGGTGTTACGCGGCCCTAGTGCTATTTATGGGGATGGGGCTACTGGGGGCTTGATTAATATTATCACCCGTGGTGCTGGGGATACTCCTTTTCAGGCTACTACTAATGTGAGTTTGAATAGTATTTTGACCGATGTGGGAGACAGTTTTGGTTATAATTTGGAACAGTCTTTTGGGGGTACTTCCCGGGGTTGGAATTACTTTTTTAATGCTTCCTATGGTGCTACGGGGGGATTTTTTGATAGTGAGGGCGATCGCATTCCCCCTGATCCACAAGGGCAAGGAGGTTTAGCAGATTTACAAACCTTAAATTTATTGGGTAAGGTGGGTTATGATATTAATGAAAATCAGAATATCGAATTTAGTATCAATTATTTTGATGATCAACAAAATAGCGACTTTACTTTAGATCCTACCCCTTCGGGTGAAAAGGCGGAGGCAAGACGAGGATTACAATTACCTAATCAACCCAACACAGAAAATTTAGTTTTAAATCTTCGTTATCAAAATAGCGCTTTGGGTAATAGTAGTTTATCTTCCCAAATTTATTATCGAGATTATTCCACAAGGTTTTTCCCTTTTGATTTACGTACTAGCCCCGCTTTTGGTAATGCTGTATTACAATCTGAGGTGCGATCGCAAAAATTCGGTACGAGGGTAGATATTGACACCCCCTTACTACCCGAAGATAAATTGAACCTTACTTGGGGTTTAGATTATTTCAATGAAGACTCTTCCCAACCTGCAGATATTTTTGATAACGATATTTTTGCCAACAGTGATGGATTAATCTTCCAAAAAATTGGAGAAGGCTTCCTTTCCCCCCCCACAAGCCAAAATAACCTCGGTTTATTTGCCCAAACCCGTTGGAAACCCCTTGAATCTTTAACTATTAATGGCGGTATTCGTCAAGAATTTGTGGGCGTAAATGTCGGTGACTTTACCACCCTAGGGGGAAATCAAGTACAGGGCG
This sequence is a window from Cyanobacterium stanieri LEGE 03274. Protein-coding genes within it:
- a CDS encoding MotA/TolQ/ExbB proton channel family protein, giving the protein MFPDNILNIGGVVTIPLLVFSLITVALIVERFWFWTRIKSRERSLIQEVLKIYRSDCVTAIARLRKNIDLPMARIFLEALELEGANATEFRLALETATQAELPLLKRFNTFFQTVITIAPLLGLLGTILGLIESFASLDLGNAGGTNTAGVTGGISEALVSTVMGLVVAIATLIFANVFRSFYLRQIALIQEYGGQLELLYRRLYERGEKPYANT
- a CDS encoding ExbD/TolR family protein, producing MRIPEENEVQGEINIVPMIDAIFSILAFFIISSLTLIRSQGLPVNLPSAETSQANEREEINITIQDNGSVFLDQQPIQVETIATQVRSLIPENQQAMVIINADESVSHGIVVSVMDQLRQVEGATLAIATESPE
- a CDS encoding TonB-dependent receptor domain-containing protein — translated: MKNQLLTNSSLLFVTLLLSTFSANAQNVNPEKAPSLARVDDLAEVKTKAQWLVQNQTSSVSNITNITISEGESGLNLIIENDDNTPLQPLIFPLENNLIIEFTNTELNLSSGDSFVTTDVNEDISRIEAVNNDNGGVTITVTGVEQAPTAQIIPSQENLVLGIDTDGMMAREDEQTIELVVTANRAQEDINEVPRSVTVINREQIEEQTRISRDLGEILPKLVPGIAPSTQTSSIFGQPLRGRNVGVLIDGVPQSTNRNAQRDLRNIDPSSIERIEVLRGPSAIYGDGATGGLINIITRGAGDTPFQATTNVSLNSILTDVGDSFGYNLEQSFGGTSRGWNYFFNASYGATGGFFDSEGDRIPPDPQGQGGLADLQTLNLLGKVGYDINENQNIEFSINYFDDQQNSDFTLDPTPSGEKAEARRGLQLPNQPNTENLVLNLRYQNSALGNSSLSSQIYYRDYSTRFFPFDLRTSPAFGNAVLQSEVRSQKFGTRVDIDTPLLPEDKLNLTWGLDYFNEDSSQPADIFDNDIFANSDGLIFQKIGEGFLSPPTSQNNLGLFAQTRWKPLESLTINGGIRQEFVGVNVGDFTTLGGNQVQGGKLDYSATLFNIGGIYSLNDNVGIYANFAQGFSVADVARALRTSPDGSRVTDLKPEAQKVDTYEIGVRGNWDNVQASLAYFYSFSDLGTTFDSNFGIVRDPQRIYGIEGDINYDIDDNWAVGGTFTWTDGSRDPNNDGNFDADLPNTIIAPVKLTAYVENQTTPNWRNRLQLLYSGGRDPQGTGFDLGPVDSYLTADFISSVKLGDGELNIGIENLFNSFYYPNISQIYGGRSRSAAKGISFKIGYSFDW